A window from Salvia miltiorrhiza cultivar Shanhuang (shh) chromosome 2, IMPLAD_Smil_shh, whole genome shotgun sequence encodes these proteins:
- the LOC131009076 gene encoding bidirectional sugar transporter SWEET17-like has translation MDALIFFIGVIGNVISVLMFLSPAKTFVRIVKKKSTEEFESLPYICTLLNSALWTYYGIIKPGSYLVATVNGFGAVVEIIYVALFLLFAPPNKRVRTAILVGILDVGFLAAALVATYFLLDGELRIDAIGLISSGLNIIMYASPLSAVKTVVTTKSAEYMPFLLSFFLFLNGGVWTFYAVLVRDWFLGVPNSIGFVLGALQLVLYAIYRNPKNSDKFPPDFDTNQISHKESLLPRSSNC, from the exons ATGGACGCACTTATTTTCTTTATCGGCGTCATAG GGAATGTAATCTCAGTTCTCATGTTTCTTTCTCCGGC GAAGACTTTTGTGAGAATAGTGAAGAAGAAGTCGACGGAGGAATTCGAGAGCCTTCCCTACATTTGCACGCTCCTCAATTCTGCTCTCTGGACTTACTATGGAATCATCAAGCCCGGCAGCTACCTCGTCGCCACCGTCAACGGCTTCGGAGCCGTCGTCGAGATCATATACGTCGCCTTGTTCCTTCTCTTCGCTCCTCCTAACAAACGG GTTAGGACAGCAATACTAGTGGGGATATTGGATGTTGGGTTTTTAGCAGCAGCTTTGGTAGCCACTTATTTCCTTTTGGATGGAGAGCTAAGGATTGATGCCATTGGATTGATAAGCTCAGGCCTCAATATCATCATGTATGCTTCACCTCTTTCAGCCGTG AAAACAGTGGTAACGACAAAGAGTGCGGAGTATATGCCGtttcttctctcatttttccttttcttgaatGGTGGGGTTTGGACTTTCTACGCAGTTCTTGTGCGAGACTGGTTTCTTGGA GTTCCAAATTCAATAGGATTTGTGTTAGGAGCTCTGCAGCTGGTGCTTTATGCCATTTACAGAAACCCTAAAAATTCAGATAAATTTCCACCCGATTTTGATACTAATCAAATTTCACACAAAGAATCCCTCCTTCCACGTTCTTCAAACTGTTGA
- the LOC131009077 gene encoding F-box/LRR-repeat protein 3: MNPPPIVVLTDDLLLKILSLLPDDSDRKSLRSTSKAFRKLDSLHRTHLRLLRPDFLPSLLPNLPRLASLDLSVCPGIDAAAVSLILPWTRRINRLHLGRCTALRSHALGALVRSCPNLHTLDVSYCTAFGDLEAAALSSAAGLRDLNLDKCLNISDAGLAKVAVGCPELRSLSLRWCFGVTDIGIQLLSNKCLHLKRLDISYLKVSSESLRWISEMERLETLQMVGCGSVDDMGLLHIANKCASLKVLDISRCDRLSMDALCSVINGHNRLLQLHASYCFSELSMSFVDRLKDLTNLEVLRIDGARVSDSMLNIISNNCKCLAKVGLGKCRVTDTGVRHLVSSCVNLKVLDLTCCSDLTDSAILAMALSCRDLLCLKLECCNLLSEGSLNHLGSHCRFLEEIDLTDCSGINDIGLKYLSRCSELVSLKLGLCSNISDKGLSYMASNCSKIQELDLYRCAGIGDGGLAAISHGCKKLKALNLSYCDGVTDKGMEYLSSLKELSILEMRALRNITATGLTKLASGCRRLAELDLKNCEEIDDSGFWALAYYSRNLQQINVCGCAISDVGLCMVMGNLTRLQDAKLLDLVHVSAHGFELALRAGCTCLKKVKLRAFLRRLLSSEIIQTLGAKGCKIRWD; this comes from the exons ATGAACCCTCCTCCAATCGTCGTCCTCACAGACGATCTCCTCCTCAAGATACTCTCTCTCCTCCCCGACGACTCCGACCGCAAATCGCTCCGGTCAACATCCAAGGCCTTCCGCAAGCTCGACTCGCTCCACCGCACTCACCTCCGCCTCCTCCGCCCCGACTTCCTCCCCTCCCTCCTCCCCAACCTCCCGCGCCTCGCCTCCCTCGACCTCTCCGTCTGCCCCGGCATCGACGCCGCCGCCGTCTCCCTCATCCTGCCCTGGACGCGCCGCATCAATCGCCTGCACCTCGGCCGCTGCACCGCCCTGCGATCCCACGCGCTCGGGGCGCTCGTCAGGAGCTGCCCCAATCTACACACCCTCGACGTCTCCTACTGCACGGCCTTCGGCGAtctggaggcggcggcgctctcGTCCGCCGCGGGGCTGAGGGATCTCAATCTCGACAAGTGTCTCAACATCAGCGATGCGGGGCTGGCCAAGGTCGCCGTCGGATGTCCGGAGCTCCGCAGCCTCTCCCTCAGATGGTGCTTCGGTGTAACCGACATTGGGATTCAGCTTCTCTCCAATAAATGCCTGCATTTGAAACGCCTTGATATTTCCTACCTCAAG GTTTCGAGCGAGTCACTGCGTTGGATTAGTGAAATGGAGAGGCTGGAGACACTGCAAATGGTGGGGTGTGGATCGGTGGATGATATGGGATTGCTGCATATTGCAAATAAATGTGCTTCGCTTAAG GTATTGGATATATCAAGATGCGACAGATTGAGCATGGACGCACTATGTTCCGTTATCAATGGACATAATCGTTTATTGCAGCTTCATGCAAGCTACTGTTTTTCA GAGCTTTCCATGTCATTTGTCGACCGGCTCAAGGACCTGACGAACCTGGAAGTGCTAAGAATTGACGGGGCACGAGTTTCGGATTCTATGTTAAATATCATCAGCAACAACTGCAAATGTTTGGCCAAAGTGGGACTTGGAAAATGCAGAGTGACTGACACGGGCGTCCGGCATCTTGTGTCGAGCTGTGTTAATCTAAAGGTACTTGATTTAACATGTTGCAGCGACCTCACTGATTCAGCCATACTAGCTATGGCACTTTCTTGTCGGGATCTCTTGTGTCTTAAGTTGGAATGCTGCAACTTGCTTAGTGAGGGGAGTCTCAACCATCTCGGGTCTCACTGCAGATTTCTCGAGGAGATTGATCTTACAGATTGTTCTGGAATAAATGACATAG GCTTGAAATATCTGTCAAGATGCTCAGAGCTTGTGTCTTTGAAACTTGGACTATGTTCTAATATTTCAGACAAAGGATTGTCTTATATGGCTTCAAATTGCTCAAAGATTCAAGAACTCGATTTATACAG GTGTGCAGGAATAGGTGATGGAGGCTTAGCTGCTATATCGCATGGTTGCAAAAAACTGAAGGCACTAAATTTGTCATACTGTGATGGAGTCACTGACAAAGGGATGGAGTATTTAAGCTCGCTAAAGGAACTCTCCATCCTTGAGATGCGAGCTCTTCGAAACATCACTGCCACCGGCTTGACAAAGCTTGCTTCTGGTTGCCGGAGATTAGCTGAATTGGATCTAAAAAATTGCGAGGAAATTGATGACTCGGGATTTTGGGCCTTGGCTTACTACTCGAGGAATTTACAACAG ATCAATGTGTGTGGGTGCGCGATCTCAGACGTGGGGCTGTGCATGGTAATGGGGAACTTAACTCGGCTGCAGGACGCGAAGCTGCTGGACCTTGTCCACGTATCTGCACATGGTTTCGAGCTCGCCCTCAGAGCAGGCTGCACGTGCCTCAAAAAGGTAAAGCTCCGCGCCTTTCTTAGGCGACTGCTTTCCTCTGAAATAATACAGACCTTAGGAGCAAAGGGTTGCAAGATTAGATGGGATTAA
- the LOC131009956 gene encoding uncharacterized protein LOC131009956: MCYRAVLRDSEQEQVHRLSDLLSNYCLTAGKSDVWKWKATSDFTFSVKSAYKAICLMANPTSTGRMEKEMLTIWKAPAPLKAVTTAWKLFKGRLPTCDNLLKRQVPIQNSEALCVWCKLKEESIEHTFFTCQNSDDLWKKIILWLGQQTVLHCKVKDHYNAFTNLGKKEDQRFLRGVWICTTWVLWKERNECKFNQGKWNGEKLFAEIKSRLWGWKMTYKMSSSTSDFRNWFLAAFS, encoded by the exons ATGTGTTATAGAGCTG TTTTGAGGGATAGTGAGCAAGAACAGGTGCACCGGTTATCTGACCTTCTCAGCAACTATTGTCTTACAGCTGGGAAATCGGATGTTTGGAAGTGGAAAGCTACTTCGGATTTCACTTTCTCAGTCAAGTCGGCCTACAAGGCTATCTGTTTGATGGCGAATCCCACAAGCACTGGAAGGATGGAGAAGGAGATGTTGACTATCTGGAAAGCCCCAGCCCCCCTTAAGGCTGTTACCACAGCATGGAAATTATTCAAAGGAAGACTTCCTACATGTGATAATCTTCTGAAACGACAGGTTCCAATTCAAAACTCCGAGGCTTTGTGTGTGTGGTGTAAGTTAAAGGAAGAATCGATCGAACACACTTTCTTTACTTGTCAAAATTCGGATGACCTCTGGAAAAAAATCATCCTTTGGCTTGGTCAGCAGACGGTGCTGCACTGTAAGGTGAAAGATCACTACAATGCCTTCACAAATCTGGGGAAAAAGGAGGATCAGCGTTTCCTGCGTGGTGTTTGGATTTGCACGACTTGGGTTTTATGGAAAGAGAGAAATGAATGCAAATTCAATCAAGGCAAGTGGAATGGAGAGAAGCTGTTTGCAGAGATAAAATCGAGACTTTGGGGATGGAAGATGACGTACAAGATGTCGAGTTCTACCTCGGATTTTAGGAACTGGTTCTTGGCAGCTTTCTCGTAG
- the LOC131009078 gene encoding protodermal factor 1, which produces MEALLLWTALAALLSQNFLLPVVSTPTFVEDQKNYYTPDPNAQPPPAVTYPPPYSSGGGSPPTHRPPSHGGGGSTPSHGGTPPSNCGGSPPSGGHHHTSPPSGGGGYYNSPPSTPTPTPTTPYTPTPTPTTPYTPTPTPTTPYTPTPTPSTPTPTVRTPPTSPIDPGTPTTPTPGIAVPSPPFSFDPNSPPFTCTYWRNHPQLIWGLFGWLGTVGGAFGTGTGAGTGAGVGTGTPPIAGANMNLLEALSNTRTDGIGALYREGTAALLNSMAHTRFPYSSNQVRDSFVRGLSSNRAAAAQAQLFKMANEGRMRPRA; this is translated from the exons ATGGAGGCCTTGTTGCTGTGGACTGCTTTAGCTGCATTGCTATCCCAAAACTTTCTCCTTCCCGTCGTTTCCACTCCCACTTTCGTCGAAGACCAGAAGAATTACTACACCCCCGACCCCAACGCACAACCTCCTCCTGCAG TTACATACCCTCCTCCGTATAGCTCGGGAGGCGGCTCGCCACCCACGCACAGACCACCTTCCCACGGAGGCGGCGGCTCGACCCCCTCACACGGAGGCACGCCGCCATCCAACTGCGGCGGCAGCCCCCCGAGCGGAGGCCACCACCACACTTCACCCCCTTCCGGGGGAGGAGGGTACTACAACTCCCCTCCTTCCACCCCCACCCCGACTCCCACCACGCCTTACACCCCAACCCCGACCCCCACCACGCCTTACACCCCAACCCCGACCCCCACAACGCCTTACACCCCAACCCCAACCCCCTCCACGCCGACGCCGACCGTTAGGACGCCGCCAACCTCTCCCATCGACCCGGGCACCCCGACCACGCCGACCCCCGGCATCGCCGTGCCGTCGCCTCCGTTCTCCTTCGATCCCAACTCCCCGCCTTTCACCTGCAC TTACTGGAGGAATCACCCCCAGCTAATATGGGGGCTGTTTGGCTGGCTGGGAACAGTGGGCGGCGCCTTCGGAACCGGGACCGGCGCCGGCACCGGTGCCGGTGTCGGCACGGGCACCCCGCCGATCGCGGGGGCGAACATGAACTTGCTGGAGGCTCTGTCGAACACGCGCACCGACGGCATCGGAGCGCTGTACAGGGAAGGCACGGCGGCGCTGCTCAACTCCATGGCGCACACGAGGTTCCCCTACAGCAGCAACCAGGTGAGGGATAGCTTCGTGAGAGGGCTGAGCTCCAacagggcggcggcggcgcaggCGCAGCTCTTCAAGATGGCTAATGAGGGTAGAATGAGGCCCAGAGCATGA